A window of the Gossypium hirsutum isolate 1008001.06 chromosome A03, Gossypium_hirsutum_v2.1, whole genome shotgun sequence genome harbors these coding sequences:
- the LOC107886225 gene encoding 11-beta-hydroxysteroid dehydrogenase A yields the protein MDLIHKFLNLVAPTFTFFSFVFLLPPFYFFNFFLSILRSVFSENVARKVIVITGASSGIGEHLAYEYGRRGARLALTARREKSLQEIADRARDLGSPDVIVIRADVSKVDDCRRLVEETVNHFGRLDHLVNNAGINTVCMFEDAPPDMSLFRAIMDTNFWGSVYTTRFAVPHLKNSKGKIVVMSSAASWMNDPRTSVYNASKAALTAFFDTLRIELGSEVKITIVTPGFIESEITQGKFLQRDGNMEVQQDMRDVQVSSIPVASASGCAQAIVNSASKGDRYLTQPSWFRVTYLWKMFFPELVEWGYILSHFSRPGAPHQQAPSKKILDFTGLKNVVYPSSIQSPEIKTD from the exons ATGGATCTTATTCACAAGTTCCTCAACCTCGTAGCTCCTACATTCACCTTCTTTTCATTTGTCTTTTTATTGCCACCCTTTTATTTCTTCAACTTCTTCCTTTCCATCTTACGCTCCGTTTTCAGTGAGAATGTTGCTAGGAAAGTCATCGTCATCACAGGCGCTTCTTCCGGTATAGGAGAG CATTTGGCATACGAATATGGTAGAAGAGGAGCAAGGTTAGCTCTGACAGCAAGAAGAGAGAAATCACTGCAAGAAATTGCTGATAGAGCTCGTGATTTGGGGTCTCCCGATGTTATTGTAATTCGTGCTGATGTTTCTAAAGTTGATGACTGTAGACGACTTGTTGAGGAAACCGTGAATCATTTCGGAAGAT TGGACCATCTAGTAAATAATGCAGGAATCAATACAGTCTGCATGTTTGAAGATGCACCTCCAGACATGTCCCTTTTCAGAGCTATAATG GACACAAATTTCTGGGGTTCGGTTTATACAACCCGATTTGCAGTTCCACACCTTAAAAACAGCAAAGGCAAGATCGTTGTCATGTCTTCAGCAGCTTCATGGATGAATGATCCAAGAACAAGCGTCTACAAT GCAAGCAAAGCAGCATTGACAGCCTTTTTCGATACATTAAGGATTGAACTTGGATCCGAGGTTAAGATAACAATTGTAACACCTGGTTTTATCGAGTCTGAAATCACCCAAGGCAAATTCCTTCAAAGAGATGGTAACATGGAAGTTCAGCAAGACATGAGAGAT GTACAAGTGAGTTCTATCCCAGTAGCGTCGGCCAGTGGGTGCGCCCAGGCAATAGTGAACAGTGCAAGCAAAGGAGATCGGTACTTAACTCAGCCATCATGGTTCAGGGTGACTTACCTGTGGAAGATGTTTTTCCCGGAACTGGTGGAATGGGGTTACATATTATCCCATTTCTCGAGGCCAGGAGCTCCACACCAGCAAGCACCAAGCAAGAAGATATTGGATTTCACTGGTCTTAAGAATGTTGTTTATCCATCATCCATCCAATCACCTGAGATTAAGACTGATTAA